A DNA window from Vanessa cardui chromosome 16, ilVanCard2.1, whole genome shotgun sequence contains the following coding sequences:
- the LOC124536342 gene encoding RNA-binding region-containing protein 3-like, which produces MSKVLIIRHLPEALSFEDKEKLLKHFGALKVWEKVKKRNYIFASFATVEKAKLSLQRLHMLEIAQRRLVVEYSFEKEPVTETKSKDDTNSTITNQIKEFLRIINAWNPSLDFYQPPPVHLRYSYPKVSPQIIINIIYELFIHKPFYTQTLHLMNKMSLGTPFKENDTAVKFFKENFRDYFIDEMSILPPVEPSEPESEISSGDDIPKQLVPSIAKRKHTLPKTRKRPAAVLSTALLPKQKTVKLNQEEVFDVVNPVTETKKISLVVSQDALQKQADKPEVVGELGKFQKENQPADVQQIAEEPEQPPITRQELLANRISYSDMKILPVFKNYHPGEPSMRLYLKNLAKTVSEQDVKRIYKRYVEHIPEEEQLGFDVRVMQEGRMKGQAFVTFPSVKIAEEALKETNGYLLKEKPMVVQFARAATKKSIE; this is translated from the coding sequence ATGTCTAAAGTACTCATAATTAGACATCTTCCAGAGGCATTGTCCTTTGAAGACAAGGAAAAGTTACTTAAACATTTTGGTGCTCTAAAAGTTTGGGAAAAAGTAAAGAAACGTAATTATATATTCGCGTCGTTCGCTACTGTTGAAAAAGCAAAATTGTCCTTGCAACGATTGCACATGCTAGAAATTGCGCAACGACGCCTAGTGGTAGAATATTCCTTTGAAAAAGAACCAGTTACTGAAACTAAGAGTAAAGATGACACTAATTCAACTATAACAAATCAGATTAAAGAGTTTTTACGAATTATCAATGCTTGGAATCCTTCACTTGACTTTTACCAGCCACCACCAGTACACTTAAGATATTCATACCCTAAAGTAAGCCCacaaataatcattaatataatatatgaacttTTTATTCACAAACCTTTTTATACTCAAACCTTACACCTAATGAACAAGATGTCACTTGGCACTCCTTTCAAAGAAAATGATACAGCAGTTaagttttttaaagaaaattttagaGATTATTTCATAGATGAAATGTCAATATTACCACCCGTGGAACCAAGTGAGCCTGAGTCTGAAATTTCAAGTGGTGATGACATCCCTAAACAATTAGTACCTTCAATCGCAAAAAGGAAACACACCTTGCCAAAAACAAGGAAACGACCTGCAGCAGTTCTCTCAACAGCTTTATTACCAAAACAAAAAACAGTCAAACTAAATCAAGAAGAAGTTTTTGATGTTGTCAATCCAGTAAcagaaactaaaaaaatatctttagtaGTATCCCAAGATGCTCTGCAGAAACAAGCCGATAAACCAGAGGTTGTTGGTGAGCTAGGCAAATTTCAAAAAGAAAACCAACCTGCTGATGTTCAGCAAATTGCAGAAGAGCCAGAACAACCCCCAATTACTAGACAAGAGCTTTTGGCAAATAGAATATCTTACAGTGATATGAAAATTCTTCCTGTGTTCAAGAACTATCACCCTGGAGAACCATCAATGaggttatatttaaagaatttagcTAAAACTGTCTCAGAGCAAGATGTCAAGAGGATATATAAGCGTTATGTAGAACATATACCTGAAGAAGAGCAATTAGGTTTTGATGTGAGAGTCATGCAGGAAGGCAGAATGAAAGGTCAAGCTTTTGTAACATTTCCATCAGTGAAAATAGCAGAAGAAGCATTAAAAGAAACTAATGGGtatttattgaaagaaaaaccCATGGTTGTACAATTCGCTAGAGCTGCAACTAAAAAATCAATAGAATAA